The sequence GACCCGGGCGGTCACGGTGTCCCCGTCCAGGGCGCCCCGGGTGCGGGCCCGGCCGATCAGGATGTCGGGCTCGCGCCGGCCCTCCTCCGCCCCCTCCGGGATGACGAAGCCGATGCCCGAGCGGTGGCCCCGGAAGGCGCCTCGCACCAGGGAGAGGCTCGCGGGCAGGGCGAAGCGGGCCCGCACCCGCACGAGCTTCCCCTCGTCGGAGAGGGCCCGCATGCGCTTGCGGAGCGCCGGGCGGTGGTCCGCCGGAACCTTGAGGAGGCGGATCACCTCCCGCACCGCCATGGCGCGCCCCTCGCGCCCGAGGAGCGAGAGGAGCTCCTGGTCGGTGGGCGGGGTGAAGCGGCGGGCGCTCACCGGGCCTCGCGGCGAACCTGGAGGGCGCTCATCCCCCCGCCTCGGAGACGTGGACCTGGTGCAGGCCAAGGATTTCCTTGTTCCCGAGGCGGACGCAGGTGAGCTTGTTGCCGTAGGCGGCCCCGGTGTCGATGCCGAGGAGGCGCGGCAGGCGGTCCAGGATCTCGGGCATCGGGGTGTGGCCGAAGACCACGGGGCGGCCGAAGTCGTGCTCGGCCTCGAAGAACTCGTGGCGGAGCCAGAGCATGTCGAAGGGGTTCTGGTCCTCGAGCGGCACCCCGGGCCTGAGCCCCGCGTGGACGAAGAGGAAGCCCCCCGCCTCGTGGCAGTACTTCAGGTCCTGGTAGAACTGCTGGTGCAGCGGGGGCAGGCGCAGGGGGCGGTGGCGCGGGTCGAGCCCGTAGCTCTCCAGGGTGGGGAGGCCGCCGTTCATCATGAACACGTTGGGCTCGTAGCGGCCCTGCTGGCGGAGGAAGTCGAGGAACATGTCCTCGTGGTTCCCCCGGAGGCAGACGGTCTTGGGATGGCGGAGCTTGAACTCGAGGACGCGGTCCACCACCCCCTTGGGGTCGGGGCCGCGGTCGATGAAGTCCCCGATGAAGACGATCTCGTCCTCGGGCTGGAAGGGCACGCGCCGGATGAGCTCCTCCAGCATGGCCCGCTGGCCGTGGATGTCGCCGATGGCATAGAGGTTGGGCATCAAGAATCCACATTAGCCGGGAAAAGAGAACAGGCAAAAATTTCTCATCCAAACGGATCTTGTGAATCTGCCTAATGACGCATCGAACACAGGTCCAGTTCTAACAATCCCGTGAACATTACCAACTCGGGGGCTTTCGTATGCTTGTTCCCGCGACAGGATCATCAAACAAAGCTCTCCGGAAATGAGTCAGTCTCAAATGCCTATGGTTTGTGGCAACTGATTTTAAGGCGGGAGACACGCCAAACTTGTTCGGGCTGGCGATGATTATGCGTTTCTTTCTCTCCTGGGCAGCCAACCGAATGGGTTCAGCCAGATCGGTATCATTAGAAATCACAATAGCTGCATCAAAAAGATTCTTCCAAGCATCGTTCACAAGATGACATGCTAAATTCACATCCGAGCCTTTTTCCTCCATCTTTAAGATCTCGACTTTGATTGCGCTTCTGACTGGATAAGAAATTCTTCGGGACCTCGCCCCAGTCGGATACCCCCCTACCGGAAGAATTTCGGGTCGTATTCCATCTATAGGATGCAAGCCAGACGGTAATATTACAGGAACTGGCGGAGAATTGATGGTTCTGTTAGCGGCTGGAAGGTTAATCACAGGGCGCCAGACATTTGATGCTAGAAAATTGCCAAAGTAGATTTCCAGTTCTGGAATAGTTGCCAAAGCATCAAGGTAAACTTGTTGTCGCTTGGGTTGGCCAGGGTCTTCGATACCCGAGACGCGAGCCGTATAATACTTAATCCTTTCGAGAACGTGATTTAAGGGAAGCAACTGCGTTACCAAACTTTTTAAATTCAACCATTTACATCTGCAATTCCGGACAGCGTAATAAAGATTGAAACCATCAATGTATGCATATGTCCGCAATCGATCGTCCTCTAACGAGCAAGAGCCACCCCGAAAGGTGGCTCCTGAGCCTACAGCACGCTGCAGGCGGGTATCTATATTAATTATAGGTCATGAACGAAATCCGTCAAGTAACCCCCGCATATGGGAGCCGTAAAGGGAACCGATGCATCTATTTGTTTTATAATGTCTTATGCCCATTGGGCGCAAATGAAAAAATACATAAAATTCAACCCCGGGGAAGCTGCCGATTCTCGATATTTCAGGGGAAATTCCCGGGTAAGAAATTTCCCCCTCAGTGCACCTCCCCCCAGTTGGCCCCGGTGCTCATCTCGACGGCCAGGGGGACCGAGAGCTTCTCGGCCCCCTCCATCTCCTCGCGCACGAGGTGGGAAAGGGCCTTCTCCTCCTTGGGGGGGAACTCGAAGAGGAGCTCATCGTGCACCTGGAGGAGGAGCCGGGCCGCGAGCTTCTCCTTCTTGAGCCGGGCCGCGATGCGGATCATGGCGCGCTTGATGATGTCGGCGGCCGAGCCCTGGATGACGCTGTTCACGGCGGTGCGCTCGGCGGCGGCGCGCATGTTGCGGTTGCGGCTCTTGAGGTCGGGGATGTAGCGGCGCCGGCCCAGCAGGGTGGAGACGTAGCCGCGCTCCGCCCCTTCCTTGATCGTCTTCTCGACGAAGGCGGGCACCCGGGCGAAGCGCTTGAAGTAGGCCTCGATGAAGGCCTTGGCCTCGCCCTGCGGGATGCCCAGCGTCTGGGAGAGGCCGAAGGCGCCCTGGCCGTACACGATCCCGAAGTTCACCGCCTTGGCCACCCGGCGCATCTCGGGGGCGACCTCTTTGGGCTTCACCCCGTAGACGGCGGCGGCGGTGGTGGCGTGGATGTCCTCCCCGCGCTCGAAGGCCTGGACGAGGCCCGGGTCCCCGGTGAAGTGGGCGAGGACGCGCAGCTCGATCTGGCCGTAGTCGGCCGAGAGGAGCCGCCAGCCCGCCTCGGGCAGGAAGGCGCGGCGGATCTCGCGCCCCAGGTCGGTGCGGATGGGGATGTTCTGGAGGTTGGGGTTCGAGCTGCTCAGCCGCCCGGTGGCGGCGACGGTCTGGTTGAAGTCGGTGTGGATGCGTCCCGTCCTGGGGTGGACGAGGCCCGGGAGGGTGTCCACATAGGTGTTCTTGAGCTTGGCGAGCTGGCGGTAGTTTAGGATCTCCTGGGGGAGCGGGTGCTGGGCGGCGAGCCTCTCCAGGGTGTCGATGTCGGTCGAGGCGCCCGTCTTCGTCTTCTTGAGGATGGGGAGGCCCAGCTTGCCGAAGAGGATCTCGCGGAGCTGGGGGGTGGACTGGATGTTGAACTCCCCGCCCGCCAGCTCGTGGATGTGCGCCCGCATGGCCTCGAGCCTGGCGTCGAGCTCCTTGCCCATCCCGCGCAGCACCTCGGCGTCGAGGCGGATGCCGGTGCGCTCCATCTCCAGCAGCACCCGGAGGAGGGGCATCTCAAGGCCGTGGAACAGATCGTCCAGGCCCTCCTGCCCGAGCTTCTCCTTCATGATACGGGCGAGGCGCAGGGTGAAATCCGCGTCCTGGCAGGAGTAGGCGGCGGCCAGATCGACCGGCACGGAAGAGAAGCCGATCTGCTTCGCGCCCTTCCCGCAGAGCTCCTCGTACTTGATGGTGGTCTCGCCCAGGAACTCCAGCGCCAGGTGGTCGAAGCCGTGGCTCGTGCGGTCGGAATGCAGGAGATAGGAGGCCACCATGGTGTCGAAGAGCGGCCCCTCGATCTCCACCCCCGCCCGGGCGAGGACGGCCATGTCGTACTTGATGTTCTGGCCCACCTTCTCGGCCTTGGGATCGGCGAGGAGGGGCCGGAGCCGCTCCAGGACCTCCTTCAGCGGGGGCTGGGGCCCGGCGTCCATGCGGTCGTGGCCGACGGGGATGTAGCGGGCCTTGCCGGGGGCGGGCGAGAGGCTGATGCCCACGATCCCGGCCTGCATGGGGTCGAGGGAGGTGGTTTCGAGATCCAAGGCGAAGCAGCCCGCCCGCTTCAGCTCCTTGACGAGGGCGGCCAGCTCCTTGAGATCGCGGAGGTCGCAGTGGTCCACGTCCGCGCGCGGGGCGGGGGCGGCGGGCGCCTCCGTCTCTTCTTCCTCCGCCGGGGGGGCGTAGCCCGGGAGCTGCTCGACCAGGCTCTTGAACTCGAGCTCCTCGACGAAGAGCCGCCTCGCCGCCTCGAAGTCGGCGTGGCCCAGGCGGTAGCGGTCGAGATTCGCGTCCACCTCCAGGTCGCACCGGATGGTGCAGAGCTCGCGCGAGAGGCGGGCCAGCTCGGCGTGCTCCTGGATGAGCTCGCGCACCTTGGGGCGGGCGATCTTCTCCGCCGAGGCGATGACCTGCTCCAGGCTCCCGAACTCCTGGATGAGGGCCACGGCCGTCTTCTCCCCCACGCCGGGGACGCCGGGGACGTTGTCGGAGGTGTCCCCCATGAGGGCCTGGATGTCCACGAACCGCGCGGGGGGGACGCCCCACTTCTTCTCGATCTCGGCGGGCCCGCACTCCTCGTCCCGCATCGGGTCCCAGATGCGCACCCGGTCCGAGACGAGCTGGGAGAAATCCTTGTCCCCGGTGACGAGCATGACGTCGAAGCCCTTGGCGAGGGCGCGCCGGGCGAGGGAGCCTATGAGATCGTCCGCCTCGGCCCCGGGCCGGATCAGCACCGGGATGCGCAGCGCCTCGACCGCCCGCTGCATGAGCGGGATCTGCTCGACCATGTCCTCGGGCGGGGCGTCCCGGTTCGACTTGTAGGCGGGGTAGAGCTCGTGCCGGAAGGTGGGCTCGGGGCGGTCGAAGGCCACGGCGATGTACTCGGGCGCCTTCTCGCGGATCACCTTGAGGAGCATCCGGGCGAAGGCGTAGACCGCCCCCGTGGGGCGGCCCTTTGAGTTCGAGAGCCGCTGGCGCATCATCCCGTAATAGGCCCGGAACATGTAGCCCGAGCCGTCCAGGAGGAATATCCGCTTGTTCCGGGCCGTCATGGCGCTCCGTCCCCCTCGCGGGGAAAAAAACCTTCGCCTCCACCCTCGCACGGGCGGGCCGCCATCCGCAACGGGGCCGCGCCGGGGAGGGAGGGTGCACAATTCTTTTGCGGCCTCCCGGGGAATCCGCTATCATCCCGCTTTACATGGGTTTAAGGCCCCCGGCGCCCCGCGCCTGGGCGGCCATGGGGAGAAACATGGCGGCTGACCCGAAGTCGCGCCCCGATCTGCTGGGCTTCCTCCAGGAGCAGATCCAGCGGCGGGAGTCGTTCCGGCTGGAGATCGACCGCAGCATCGAGGTCCTCCGGGAGGCCGAGAAGGAGCTCCGGCGCATCCTCCCCGGCGCGGAGGCGCCCGCCGAGGCTCAGGACGATCTCCCTTACCGCATCCAGCCCCATGAGGCCCCCCCGTCCCCCCGGGAACCCCTCCCGAGGCCGGCGCCCCAGGCCCGGTGGGAGGAGCCCGCGGGAGGGCTGGCCTCCCCGCTCGAGCGGCCTCTCCCCTCGTTCCAGGCCCCGCCCCTGGCGCCTCCCACCGAGCGGGAGCCCATCCCCCAGCCGCTGGACCTGCCCCGGCCGGGGGACGCCCCGAGGCGCGCCTTGGCGCGGGGGGTGGACGAGGCGCTCCAGGAGGAGCAGATGCTCCTCCTCGGGATGAACGACGTCACCTCCTCTCGCCGGCGGGCCGAGGCGCCGCCCCGGGCGGGCGGGCCGGCCCACCCGCCCGTCTTCCACTCGGAGGAGGAGGCGCCGCCCCCCGGCCCGGCCCGCGCGCCCCATCGTAGGGAGGAGGCCCCGCGCCCCCAGGCGCCCGGGCCCCAGGCCCCGGCCGGCCCCTCGGTCCAGAAGCTGATGGACTACATCCGCCTCGGGGGGGCGGTGCGCTGCCTCGACCCCTGGAACCGCACGTGCGCCGCCTTCGTCTTCCGCTCGAACGGCTCGGCCATCTTCGCCACGGACGTCTTCGTGAACTACCTGCGCGCCGTGTTCGCGCGCCTGAAGCCCGAGCGCACGGGCGAGCCAGAGTCGGGCCTGCTGCGGGAGGCGGTGCCGCAGATGCGCTTCCTCGCCTCGCTGGTCGAGGCGCTCCAGAGCCAGCGCCTGCTCCCGGTGCGCTCGGTGAAGGGCCTCCAACTCGCGGGGGGGCAGAAGCTCCCGCCGGGCTTCGAGTTCGAGGCCTCGACGCGGGACATGATGAACCCCGCGCTTCTCGAGCGGCTCCAGGCGGTGCTCCGGAAGCCTCCGGCGGGATTCTTCTTGCCCGGCGGGCCTTATTCCGAGGTGCGGGGCTACCTGGCCGGCTACCAGGCCTTCTGCCGGACGCACGGGGAGGAGAGCCGGGCGGCCGCCATGCTGATCCAGATCGGGCTCGAGGAGGCGGGGGAAACCTCAACGCCGGCGGGGATAATCCCGGCTGGCATCCCCCCTTCGCCCGAGGACACCCGCGCCTTCATGGAGGAGGCCGAGGCCCTCCAGGACCTCAACACCTTCGACTTCTCGCCCGAGGACCAGAAGTCGATTTTGGCCCAGCGGGAGGACGCTTTTTCGATGTCCGCCTTCCGGAGGCCCGGCCCCGGCCCGGAGGAGAGCTCCCCCCCCGTCCCCGGCCCCGCCGCCCCCGAAAATGCCCGGAAAGACGAGGAAATCCGCAACTTCTTGAAGGGCCTCGGCATCGAGTGGAAGGGCTGACCCGGCCCTCCGGAGGCCCCCAAAAATGCTCATTTTCCACCCGAAATCCCCCGATTCGCCCCCAAAATCCCCCAAAAACCCCCTAAAATCCGCCCTTTTTCGCCCAAAAACCCCCGAATCTCCGCTCCAAATACTTGACCCCCTCAACCACCGATCCCGCATTTCCGGGGCGAATTTCGTTCCGGCCGATACTTGACAAGCTCAAGGAACGGGCAGATATTTGAACCAGTCAACTTTTGGCCGCCCCCCCCTGGCATCCAGGGCCGGGCGGCCCCCCCCCTGCCCTCCGAAGCCTTAGCGGAGGAGGGCGGCCCCCAAGAGCGAGACACCCAGGAGCCCCCCCATGACACGCCCCGAGGCCCCCTCCTCGACCGCCCCTTCCCCCTCTTGCTGCGCCCCCGGCGAGGCCCCCCCGGCGAAAGAGGCCGGGCCCCGCTCGCCCTCTTTCACGGCCCCCGCCCCCGAGGCGATCAAGGCCCCCGCCCCCGCCGCCCACACCCAGGCCGCCCAGGGCGCCTCCTGCCGCGGGCCCTCCGCCGAAAGCTGCCGCGCCCCCCAACCCTCCGAAGCACCCTCCGGTGCACCCTCCGAAGCCTCGGCGAAGGAGGGAGTCTTGGCGGAGGAGAGAGCCCCGGCGAAGGAGGCCGGGCCCCGCTCGCCCTCTTTCACGGCCCCCGCCCCCGAGGCGATCAAGGCCGCCGTCCGCGCCGCCTACACCCAGGTCGCC comes from Candidatus Tectomicrobia bacterium and encodes:
- a CDS encoding serine/threonine protein phosphatase: MPNLYAIGDIHGQRAMLEELIRRVPFQPEDEIVFIGDFIDRGPDPKGVVDRVLEFKLRHPKTVCLRGNHEDMFLDFLRQQGRYEPNVFMMNGGLPTLESYGLDPRHRPLRLPPLHQQFYQDLKYCHEAGGFLFVHAGLRPGVPLEDQNPFDMLWLRHEFFEAEHDFGRPVVFGHTPMPEILDRLPRLLGIDTGAAYGNKLTCVRLGNKEILGLHQVHVSEAGG
- a CDS encoding NYN domain-containing protein — encoded protein: MEEKGSDVNLACHLVNDAWKNLFDAAIVISNDTDLAEPIRLAAQERKKRIIIASPNKFGVSPALKSVATNHRHLRLTHFRRALFDDPVAGTSIRKPPSW
- the polA gene encoding DNA polymerase I, encoding MTARNKRIFLLDGSGYMFRAYYGMMRQRLSNSKGRPTGAVYAFARMLLKVIREKAPEYIAVAFDRPEPTFRHELYPAYKSNRDAPPEDMVEQIPLMQRAVEALRIPVLIRPGAEADDLIGSLARRALAKGFDVMLVTGDKDFSQLVSDRVRIWDPMRDEECGPAEIEKKWGVPPARFVDIQALMGDTSDNVPGVPGVGEKTAVALIQEFGSLEQVIASAEKIARPKVRELIQEHAELARLSRELCTIRCDLEVDANLDRYRLGHADFEAARRLFVEELEFKSLVEQLPGYAPPAEEEETEAPAAPAPRADVDHCDLRDLKELAALVKELKRAGCFALDLETTSLDPMQAGIVGISLSPAPGKARYIPVGHDRMDAGPQPPLKEVLERLRPLLADPKAEKVGQNIKYDMAVLARAGVEIEGPLFDTMVASYLLHSDRTSHGFDHLALEFLGETTIKYEELCGKGAKQIGFSSVPVDLAAAYSCQDADFTLRLARIMKEKLGQEGLDDLFHGLEMPLLRVLLEMERTGIRLDAEVLRGMGKELDARLEAMRAHIHELAGGEFNIQSTPQLREILFGKLGLPILKKTKTGASTDIDTLERLAAQHPLPQEILNYRQLAKLKNTYVDTLPGLVHPRTGRIHTDFNQTVAATGRLSSSNPNLQNIPIRTDLGREIRRAFLPEAGWRLLSADYGQIELRVLAHFTGDPGLVQAFERGEDIHATTAAAVYGVKPKEVAPEMRRVAKAVNFGIVYGQGAFGLSQTLGIPQGEAKAFIEAYFKRFARVPAFVEKTIKEGAERGYVSTLLGRRRYIPDLKSRNRNMRAAAERTAVNSVIQGSAADIIKRAMIRIAARLKKEKLAARLLLQVHDELLFEFPPKEEKALSHLVREEMEGAEKLSVPLAVEMSTGANWGEVH